Below is a window of Drosophila miranda strain MSH22 chromosome 3, D.miranda_PacBio2.1, whole genome shotgun sequence DNA.
AGTCACCGCATCGGACAACGACCTCGACGGGGCCATCATCGAGGAGCTGAAGCATCAGCTCCAGCTGCAGGAGGCCCGCCAGGCAAAGAACGAGGAGCTTGTGCAGCAGCACTCCCTCGAGAGGGAGAAACTGAGCAAGCGCATCGATGTGCTCACCGCCGGAAATGATCGCATGGCCGAGTTGAAGGAGCGCCAGGACAGGGACGTGCAAATGTACCAGGCACGCATCCGCGAGCTCCAGGAGAAGCTCACCCAGCTGGACCAATGGGATGTACCAGCCCCAGTTGCTGCCCCACCTTTGGATGCGGCGCCTGTGGATACTGTACCCAAGGCCAGCGATGCAGAGTCCCTCATTCAAATTGAAAATCTACAGGCGGAAAATATGGACCTAAATGTCGAGTGTCAGGAATTACAGTCACAGCTGCGGGAGGAGAGGCGTCAGGCCCAGttggcagaggagacggctgcccaggcccaggcacaGCGGGAAGAGTTGAGGGAACATCTGTCTCAGTTACAAGCGGAGCTGGAAGAGCTTCGAGGCAGCCAGGTGGAGGCTAATGAGCTGCAGAGCCTCAAACTAGAGGTGGAGCAGCTGAGGAGTCGGCAGTCGGAGCTCGAGGAACTACGTACCCAGAAACTGGATCTGGAACAGGGCCTGCGGCAACGGCAGGCCGAGATTGAGGAGCTGCGACAGACCCAGCGACAAGCCGAGCAATCAGTGGCGTCGTCCGCCTCGTTCAGTGACGAGCAAATGGCCCAGCTGCAGGAAAAGGAGTCGGAGATTGTGCATCTGAAGCAGCGCATCGAGGAACTGATGCGCGAGGACCAGACCGAAAAGTTGGTGTTTGAGATACTGACCAAGAACCAGGAGTTGCAGCAGCTGCGCATGCAGATCAAGCAACTAAAAGAGGACAGGGAGGAGCCTCCACCTCCGCCTCCGGTGGCAGCAACAGAGACAGATCAAGAGCTTCAACAGCTGCGGGCGCAGTGCCAGCAAATGTTGCTGGAGAAGTCCGACATGGAGGAGGAGTTGCACGTGCTTAACAACCATGTGTTGTCGAGCCTGGAGCTGGAGGAAAAAATGAAGCACACGGTTCTCGAGCTGGACACCAAAAACATTGAAATAGCCGAGCTGCGCAAGTCCCTGGAACTGCTCCAGCAGAGTCAGAGTCCAGCACAGATCCCGGATCTGGATGCCCTCAACCAGCAATGGGAGGCGGTGGTGGAGCAAAAGTGCGGAGAGGTGGCCAGCATCTGGCAGGAGCATCTTTCCCAGAGGGAGGCTGCATTCAAGGCTCAgatggagcagcagctgcagcagcagcagatgaaaTATCCTACTGAGTCAGCCGTTCCCCAGGCAGAGGACAGCGATAACTTGCAGAGAATGCAGAAAGCCCTGGAGACGCAAGAGACGGAGATTGTCACACTCAAGGAGCAGCTGGCCATTCGCTCGGCCGAGTATGCTCGCCTCGCTGCCCAGTACGATCCCTTCCGGCTGCAGCATCAGCGACCCGGCGGCACTGGTGCAGACGACGCTCAGTCAGATTACGTGCTGAAGGCGGATCTCGACTATGCACTGATGATGCTCCATCAGCGGGACATGCGGGTCGAAGAGATGATACTCGAGCTGGGCCAGTTGTTGCAAGAGCGCGACCACCTGCAGCTGAAATTGTCGGACACTCTGCGgcagctggaggcagagcGCGTTCGTGCCAGCGAGGACCGTAAGTTACACTTACAGTTGCCTTGAAGCCGGTTCCGATTGCTCATTCATTTCGACGTTTTTTCTTTGCAGCTGCACTGGCAGCCAGTGCCGAGAGCAGTGCCAATGTCTCCTCATCGACCGCGTCGAGCAACGACAACAGCATCGATCTGGCGGCCGTCCCCAACTCCAGAGGCAGTGATTTGGAGCAAAAGTATGTCTCCCCAGTGCACCCTTATAGTGCTCCTTGACTATATTCCTTTTACGAACAGATTGGCTGAGCTGCAAACGGTGAAGCACTCGAAAGACAAGGTCATTGTGGACGACCGCCAGCAACGCGTGCAGCAGATGGTTCATCTGCAGAGGGACATGGCCAAGCAGGGATCTGGATCGGCGGCAGTGACGACTGTAAATCCATTTGGATCTCCAACACCACTAGCAGCAGCCAGTCAACCTCCACATGGCGGGGATCTATGTGAGTATCTACTCTGTCGCCCCATTACCGACTAAGCAACTTCTTCGTTCACTTACAGCCCAAGCCGCGCCTCATTCGCCCACGATGGGTCTCATGGACTGGATTCTGGGCAACAAGATTGAGGACGACAGTCAGCATGCCTCCAACTGATCGCAGGAGCACGCTGCCATTCTCCCCCAAAAGGCATCGCTAGATCTATAACTACGAATCATTACTATAATTTCGCCTTCAACTTCGTTTCCTTGGCGATAGCGATAGCTACAGCGttagtttttaattttctataTTGCGTACCTTGGCTAAACGAAAGCTATTCGGATGATCAGATCATCCTCAAAGGAGAAGATGAAACGATTAAGAGAATTCCGATTTGTTCCAATGCAATAGGCAGTACCTTTTATGTTGTAGATATGTAAAAATTGTATaaaaaaagcaaaacgaaaatacaaaaaagaaaaatgaaGAGTAAAAAAGAGAAAGGTTTTTCAGTACGCCCAGTGCGTTTCATAAGTCACGTTGCCCAACTGAAATGTGGTCCACGCCAGGCAATGGGTACCGTGGAAACGGCAAAATGGCTTGCATAAAAATTAACTTCAAAGATATGATGGTGCGTGGAGTGGATTCCGAACATTCGGTGTCCCTTGTGGGCCGATCTGGGCGTGTCGTGGCTTCCTGTGATCAGAAAAATATCCTTGATTCTTGAATGGAATCCTTGAAGGATATTTTTGCCCTCCAAATCTGCTTGTGATCGGTAGGGTCCTAGCCATCGAAGGTTCATTCATGTTTTCAACAACAGATCTTGGCGTATTTTTTGTACTTAACTTTATTTAAATGTACTTAATGCATATatttaatttgattaaatACAGTGACTATTTTTCTTTGCACATTTAAGAGAAGACAATGCGGAAACATTCTGAATGCACGTCAGAGTACCTAATTACAATGCTGGATTTGCTTGGATAATTTGTGCGTTGTGGTGTGGTGTTTGTTTAGACCATTAATATCTATGCAAAATATTTACAATTCACTAAATTGTGGATCATGCGTTGTGCGTTAATTGTAAAGCTTGCGCACCCGGAAACGCCATCCTGGGGAGCGTTCGCCATCTGTATCGGCCGGTCCCGTCCCCCCAAGCGCTTGCAGTGGAACTGCTTTATGGCAAAATCGAAACGAAATAGAGCACTAGAGGGAGAGTGGTTAAAGAAGGGCATGGGCAGGGCGTCCGTACGGAACAGagacagaccagaccagaccagaccattGAGGGGAGGGAACAGACAGAAGTAAAGAACCTAAAACAAGCGTTAAAATAAATCGTTACGAGTGGGGCACCTCCAGGGCAGGATTAGTTCTTCGGATCCTTGTTGTAGTCCACATAGACGCGAACCACTTCCCCGGAGTACTTGCGTTGGGAGGGCATGAAGTAGAAGTCGGGTGTGTCGGAGCCACCGTTCTGGCGGGGATCATCGCGCGAACGATCGTAGCCCGAGTCCCGGTCCCGCTCCTGGCGGTGACGTCGCTCCTCTTCCCGCTCTCTGTCCCGGCTGCCCTGGCGGGCGGCGCGACGATCGTGGGTGTAATAGCCCGACGGCTGCATACTGGTCGCGTTCTGTTGGTAGTGGTGCGCCTGTCGGGGCAGGGAGTAGGCCCGCTCGGCGTAGGAGCTGCGAGAATAGGCCGCAGCTGCGCCTCCAGTGCTGCTCTCTTGCGTGGCCATCTGGCGACCATTGGAGGATCGGCTGccgttcccgttcccattgccattgccatttccATGGCTACCCTTGCCCTGGCCATTGGTGCTCTCGTAGTACATCTGGGACTTGCTGGTGGGCGAGTGGGACATGGGCAGCGTGgtctgctggctgctgctggtggacTGGTTGCGGTGGCGCGCCTTCTCCTTGCCCGCTGTGCTGGCGCTGGTCATGTGCTTCTCCTCCGTCTCGCCGTAGGGGTCGAAGGCGTAGTTGGTGTTCGAGGCGAACTCCTTCCAGGGCGAGTTCTGGATGAGTTTCTCCTGCAAtcacaaattggtatcagcaTGATTATGGCCCGTTTCGAACTCTCGGCGCCCAACCAGTCAGCATTTGGTATGGCAAGCAATATGTCCCCGATTGAACGAACTCTATTCTGGTCCTAGGAGATGTGCCTTGTGCCGCCAGCGTTTACGTTTACCCCGCAATCTCATTCGTGTAACAAAGGAACAGTCGTGTTAATAGCAGTCGGAAGGATTAGGGTGATGGACAGCAAAGAGTTCTACAAAAGGTTCCAATCGAAGTTTTGGAGAACTTTGGAGTATGCAGCATATATCAAATGCCGACTGGTCAAGAGAACCGACTGGTCAAGAGCACGCACAGATATTAGACGATTAGCGATGTGTGGGTGGAAAATTAGAAAATACTTAGAAACCCTGGAAACACATAAATATTGTAGGTTAAAGAGACAGATAGGTGTCTACAGGCGATGTACAGAGAAGACAGAAGGCAGTTGGGGAGTGGATTGTGTTAGCGGGTGACGTGTtaatgcaacaacaacagaaataGAAACAGATACTCGTAGGAGAAAATGCAATGTCAATTACCAATTCAGTTCTAGATACTCGTAAGATTTTGATAAACGCAAACAGCTGGCAAATGGTACACGATCGAGAGAGGCTTCCGCGTGGACTCTAACTGTAGGATGGGATTCTGTGATCCTTAAACGCACTTAAGGCAGCTGAGTAGCTGAGCTTTGTAGCTGATGTCTGGGTTCGAAGGGTGATCGGGCAGTGGGTGTGACAGTGACATGTATGGATTTCTGATCTGAATGTGTGGTTCTTGCTTGGCGGTATCGAGTTTTATAGATCGCTAGAGGGCTGGTAGTAGCGCTGATGCTGTCGCTGTTGGTACATGCGCCACTCCTCGGGTATAACGTAAACCAGCTTGGAACGACACGGTACAATGGATATAAACATTATTAGCTCTGTGAGGACTCGAGTGCACGCCACGCCCAATGCCAACTGGATGGGGGTTACCTCCTGTCGGGGCTACCACCTTACCTTGGTGTTCTTGCTCTTGCGCGACGTCTTCCAAATGGTGCAGAAGGCCTGGATCAAAGCGATGAGCACCAGGGCCGCAATCAGACCGAGGACTATGTACAAACGCGTCTCGGAAAGGTCGAAGAAGGAGAGCAGTGTCTCCTTGGCGTTTGTTTCGGTGGTGCTCTTGTCTATGGGAAGAGTGCAATGTGTTAAACGAGGGCTAGCTGATGAGTTTCGATCGGGGCTTACATTCCAGAGCCTCAAAGTCGAGATACTGGGGATCCACAGTCAGAGAGCCCACGCGGCCGGTGGCTATCTGATCCTGTAGCGCCGCGCGGATCACATCGGCGTTCTTCTGGGCGGCTCCTTCGCCGCTCTTCTCCACCGTGTTGTTGTCCAGCTCATGCATCTTCTCCACATCTGCCTTGTCGAACATAGCCTGCACCTTGGCGACCATCGTACTGCCCTCTCTGAAAAACGGGTCGGACAATCAGAGAACCTGCCTCACAGGATGGGCTGGGGGCAGCTGGTGAACTTACTTTTCAAAGCCCAGAATCTCCGTCTTGTAGTATCCGGGAAGGGGACTCAAGATGCCGTTAAAGGAGTCCGAGATGGTGGCAGCCAGGTTGTTGAACTCCACGGTCCCCGCCTTGGGTGCTTCGTAGGACTCGCCCAGGTTCATCAGCTTCACGCCGACGGCGTACACCAGGCGGCTGGGTGCCGGCGTACTAGTGCCAACAAACACAGCCTCCAGTTCTGCAAAGAGCCAATAATTGGAGAAATATCCTTGAAGGGGGATTCCGCGAGGGCCACTCACCTTTGCCACAGGACTTGATGCAGACGCGGCGCGAGGAGACCGGCGGCACCTGCTCGTGCTTTCGGATCTTCTTGTTGACCACGTTGAAGGCGCCCCCCAGGACGGGGAAGAACAGATATAGGCAGTGGTCGTCTGTGAAGGACAGATCCTGCTCGTCATTGCTGACGCGCTTCCGGTTGAACTCCAGGATCGTGACGCCCTTGTCGATACGCCCCGAGGCGTTGTAGATGTCCTGGCGATCGTCCAGCTTGGGCGGGGCGTAGCCCAGCACCCACGTGTCCATGAGGAAGGGTCGACCGTTGCGCTTGTCCACCCAGCCGATGATGGCGTCGGTCTGCGACATGCGCTGATCCTCGCTGAAGCCGATGCCCGTCCAGGTCTCCGTGTTCGACGTCTCAATGTGCCAGCGCATCTCGTCGCCGCGCCCGACAGTCGACCAGGCGGCGTAGTACTCGCAGGTGTGCTCCTGGGGCGAGCAGTTGGACGGATACTTCCAGTGGCCGTAGCAATCGTTGTCCAGCACATTCGTGGTCAGGTCATTCCTGTCCGCACTAGCGTCtgctttctctttctctgcaaGGAAAGGGGGCATGAGACGGCTTCAAAGGGTGGGTTCAGGGTTCAGGGGATTGCTCACCAAAGAAGTTGATCTGCGTGAATCCGCGCTGCATCTTGTGGCCGTGGTACTTCAGCTCGTCCGGCTGGTAGAAGTCCTTCACGCTGGAGGACTGGGTCTCCAGCCCAGAGGCTGGTACGTGCACATAGCTTCCCGGCTCCTGGCCCTTGGCCCAGATCACGTGGGTCAGCGCATCGTCCAGGGTGTGGTCCGTGGGCTCCGTGGCCACCAGTTTCTTTCGGAATATGATCGTGGTCACGCCGTTCTCTTCGAAGCCAGTGCCCAGGGCCAGGTTCGACTTTCCGCCGTAGAACTCATCGCTGCGCGGCGTCGATCGGTCCCGCGTGTAGTAGTCTCCCACCCGACTGGCCATGCCACGTGCCGCTCCAATCACAATGTCCGTGCAGTCCATGGGATTGAAGTCGTGAATCGGCGTGTACGGGTTCAAGCGGTACTTGGGCGATTCTACAAATAAGGATGGTATCTCTAGACTGATCACTTGGGCTCTATCTGTATCAATGCTTACCTGTCGCCTCCCGGCGGCTGCGCTTTGCATTGCTGCTGACGCGGTAGGAGACGCTTGTGGCGACAGAACTGATTCCGTCCATCTGGTCATAGTCTCCGGCAACTCGTTTGGTCTTTGAACTCTGGGCCGCAGGCTCACTCTTCGGTTCCGCTTCCGGTTCGCTTGTAGGCTCTGGTTCACTAGTGGGTTCCGGTGCGCTCTTCGGTTCCGGTTCGCTGGTAGGCTCCGGCTCACTCTTCGGCTCTGGCTCACTCTTAGGTTCTGGTTCACTTTTCGGCTCTGGTTCACTCTTCGGCTCTGGCTCACTCTTCGGCTCTGGCTCACTCTTCGGCTCTGGCTCACTCTTCGGCTCAGGTTCGCTCTGCGGCTCAGGGACGCTCTTCGGCTCTGGTTCACTCTTCGGCTCCGGTTCACTCTTCGGCTCTGGCTCACTCTTAGGTTCAGGTTCGCTTTTAGGTTCTGGTTCACTTTTAGGCTCAGGTTCACTCTTCGGCTCTGGTTCACTCTTCGGCTCAGGTTCGCTCTTCGGTTCTGGTTCGCTCTTCGGCTCAGGCTCGCTCTTCGGCTCAGGCTCGCTCTTGGGCTCTGGTTCGCTCTTCGGCTCAGGCTCGCTCTTCGGCTCAGGCTCGCTCTTCGGCTCAGGCTCGCTCTTCGGCTCAGGCTCGCTCTTCGGCTCAGGCTCACTCTTAGGCTCTGGCTCGCTCTTGGGCTCTGGTTCGCTCTTAGGTTCCGGCTCGCTCTTAGGTTCCGGCTCGCTCTTGGGCTCTGGTTCGCTCTTAGGTTCCGGTTCGCTCTTCGGTTCCAGAGTCGTTGTCAAGTCCCCGACGTCCCGTATGAGCGGGAAGTTCTTGCACTCCGGGGTAAGGCCACGCGGGCGCCATCCGAGACCTACCCAGGAGCTGCCGTTCACCTTAAGAACCACCTCGATCTCCTTCTGCTCCTCCAGGAGGCGCCAGTAGACATGGTAGTCGGCTGAGAGCTCCTTCTTGGTGTAGGAGGAGAGGTCGAGGTCGGTGCTCTTGTAGGGCGATCGCTTGTTGCACCCCAGCCCGAACCAGCCGAAGTTGCAGTAGCACTGACGGCGGGGCAGCGAGGTGCCGCCGAGGTCGATGCACTTTCCCTGGACGCCGCAGTCGGAGTCGGCGGCGCACTCATCCCGATACTGGCATTGGGCTCCATAAAAGTTCTTCTCGCACTTGCAGCGCGAGGGGAAGTACTTGCCGTGCCCGGAGCACGTCTCCTTGAAGTCCTTCCGCTGCTTGATGTCGACGTCGGCACACGACCAGAACCGGTAGCTGTTGGACCACTCATCGGCCTGTCGCAGCAGCCGCAGAGTGCAGTTGAAGCACTCGAACTCCTTGGGTATGTTCACGGGATACGACTGGGCGCTGCAAGAAGAAGGAATCCCTGTCAAACAGCCGCAGGGGCGCAGAATTGATCCTCCACTTACGTGACGTCCGTGCGCACAAACTCCGAGTTGTTGACGTGCGGCGTCAGGTCGAGAACGGGCCGATCGAGGGCATCGAGCAGCTGCAGCCGAAAGCCCCCCTGAAAAGATTGCTCTACAGATTAGACCCCGTTCAGATGATCAGACCGAGCCGTGATCAGGCCAAACAATGCCTGAGAACTTGTGAGCCGATCTCTCGTGCCTCAGTCACAGGTGAATCCACAATGATGGGAACCCCCCCTTCCCCGTCCGGACCTCTTGACTCTCACCGCTGTCGTGTGCATGTGAGGCAATCGAGTCGTCGTGCTTCTCGGCTAATTAGCCCCAGATAAGGCATTTTCTGCTCCCATTAGCAGTGGCCCCAAAAACTTACCTTGTGCGGATAGGCCAGGTGCCAGGTGACATTGAAGACGGAGCCGGACAGCAGCGAGGTGCGGATGGTGCCTGCAAGAAGGAAATCAGAGCACGATCAGAGCCATGATTACACTGATTACAATGATTACAATGATTGCAATGCCCAACGATGTCCCAAGCAACTCCCCTCTGGGGATGGCATCGTCGCATAATTAAAGGTTTGCCGCTTAACTGGTTCTGCATTGGCAAGCATCGAGTGCAGTCTATTGGGTACATGACTACCCAACGAGTCCCCCACTGAGGGGCTGGGGCCCTGCCCAAGACCCGTACGCGTATCTGTCCAGACAAATTTCTGCCATATTGTTGCATAAGAGCCATGCGGTAATCGCTGACCAGCTGTGAAAAGGCTACAGCCTGAAGAGGCAGACACGCCGGACCAGAAAGGTATCAATGCCCATGCCTAGTGGTCTCCTCGCACATCGTTGAACGAGTCGCTAATTGAAGCCATCAAACGTGCAGCATCAGGCGATGCTCAAGCCCAGACCCTGTGCAGGCTTGGAGGTGCCTAGATCGCCTCTCCGCGAAAGCGAAAGGAGGAGTGTCACTTTCCCGACATGCGGCAATTGCAATTGTCGACAAATAAGGAAGCTGAAAATTATGATTACTGCTGGCACGGCCGCAGATCGCACAGCCAGTTAGCCAAagtcagaggcagagacaCAGTCGGACATGCAGCTATTGCCAGAGTCGTCCTAAATGGTTGGGAACACCATCACCAGCACGAACACGTACCGAACGTACAAACACGAGTGACCACTTGAATCATTCAATTGGCGCTCGATGGTCGTGCAGCTGCCAGCTTGGCGGCCCAATATGGCCAGACGATGACAGCCCCAAGTCGACGGAGCCGTTTGGCTACCCTCGAGGAGGGGTACATGCAGTGCAGAGTGCCCTGGCTGCCTGCTGGGTGCTCTGCAGTCGACTCCCCAGCTGCTTGACGATGGATAAGATGTATCCACAGCCGCAGTTGTGCGGTGATGTATCTTTTGTGGGTCAGTGGATGTTCTTTGGCAGCAAAACTCTTGATTTCTGTTGCGCAACAACGAGAACGAGCCAATGCCTAGATCCACAGATGCACAGATGCCCAGATCTCCATTCATGTGGAAACCCTGGGGAAAATGCAAATGCAGTTCGAATCAAATTCGAGTTCGGATCATTGCATTCTTAACATTCGACTGCACCTGCGATCTGCCCCCCAGCCcgcagcccccagcccccagtcCCTGGACCACACAGCTTCGCTTCCCATTCCGCTAGCCCAGATTCCACTGGGTTTcggttttcttttgttttgatATGGAAAAAAGCCGTCAAACCAGATCGGAAATGGGTTAAGCACATGGGAGGGCAGGTGTGGGGAGGGAGGCAAGccacaaatatatatattcgcGGCTATCGGGAGATAAATCAAGCGGTGTTCCCATTAATAAAtcggtaaaaaaaaaaaaacgaatcAAATCGGATCGGACAAATTATGCCAAAATATGGGGCGGTACCCGTCGCGTTGCTCTGCCCCGAGCGTGTATCCCCCTCCCCTTCCCCATTAGCCATGCACCCGAATTAGCAggtgtttttctgtttttctgtttttgtgttttctgtttttttgggTGTTTCTCATGGGTCCgttccgatccgatccgatccgttCGAGAGGCAGTCCCCAGGTCTGGTCAATATTTTATACGGTTTTTTTCCTCGTGTTTCTCGCGTCTGCTCGTACGCTTGTCATATTTCCCATGAGCAGGTCGCGAAAGTTGTTCACCTTTGCGCCACGGCTTTGAGGCTGTGTTGCATGAATGTCTCGTAtctaagtgtgtgtgtg
It encodes the following:
- the LOC108158662 gene encoding uncharacterized protein LOC108158662, with product MSINRGKDPQPQGRSLEVLLLLVLAAAWCCLETAEAHVALTYPPARQYDLDFLDNSRTKAPCGMPKGTIRTSLLSGSVFNVTWHLAYPHKGGFRLQLLDALDRPVLDLTPHVNNSEFVRTDVTAQSYPVNIPKEFECFNCTLRLLRQADEWSNSYRFWSCADVDIKQRKDFKETCSGHGKYFPSRCKCEKNFYGAQCQYRDECAADSDCGVQGKCIDLGGTSLPRRQCYCNFGWFGLGCNKRSPYKSTDLDLSSYTKKELSADYHVYWRLLEEQKEIEVVLKVNGSSWVGLGWRPRGLTPECKNFPLIRDVGDLTTTLEPKSEPEPKSEPEPKSEPEPKSEPEPKSEPEPKSEPEPKSEPEPKSEPEPKSEPEPKSEPEPKSEPEPKSEPEPKSEPEPKSEPEPKSEPEPKSEPEPKSEPEPKSEPEPKSEPEPKSEPEPKSEPEPKSEPEPKSEPEPKSVPEPQSEPEPKSEPEPKSEPEPKSEPEPKSEPEPKSEPEPKSEPEPKSEPEPTSEPEPKSAPEPTSEPEPTSEPEAEPKSEPAAQSSKTKRVAGDYDQMDGISSVATSVSYRVSSNAKRSRREATESPKYRLNPYTPIHDFNPMDCTDIVIGAARGMASRVGDYYTRDRSTPRSDEFYGGKSNLALGTGFEENGVTTIIFRKKLVATEPTDHTLDDALTHVIWAKGQEPGSYVHVPASGLETQSSSVKDFYQPDELKYHGHKMQRGFTQINFFEKEKADASADRNDLTTNVLDNDCYGHWKYPSNCSPQEHTCEYYAAWSTVGRGDEMRWHIETSNTETWTGIGFSEDQRMSQTDAIIGWVDKRNGRPFLMDTWVLGYAPPKLDDRQDIYNASGRIDKGVTILEFNRKRVSNDEQDLSFTDDHCLYLFFPVLGGAFNVVNKKIRKHEQVPPVSSRRVCIKSCGKELEAVFVGTSTPAPSRLVYAVGVKLMNLGESYEAPKAGTVEFNNLAATISDSFNGILSPLPGYYKTEILGFEKEGSTMVAKVQAMFDKADVEKMHELDNNTVEKSGEGAAQKNADVIRAALQDQIATGRVGSLTVDPQYLDFEALEYKSTTETNAKETLLSFFDLSETRLYIVLGLIAALVLIALIQAFCTIWKTSRKSKNTKEKLIQNSPWKEFASNTNYAFDPYGETEEKHMTSASTAGKEKARHRNQSTSSSQQTTLPMSHSPTSKSQMYYESTNGQGKGSHGNGNGNGNGNGSRSSNGRQMATQESSTGGAAAAYSRSSYAERAYSLPRQAHHYQQNATSMQPSGYYTHDRRAARQGSRDREREEERRHRQERDRDSGYDRSRDDPRQNGGSDTPDFYFMPSQRKYSGEVVRVYVDYNKDPKN